In one Conger conger chromosome 5, fConCon1.1, whole genome shotgun sequence genomic region, the following are encoded:
- the fgf12a gene encoding fibroblast growth factor 12a isoform X1 — translation MAAIASSLIRQKRQARESNSDRVSTSKRRPSPSKDPRSLCERHFLGVFSKVRFCSGKKRAVRRRPDANTNPPQVRRKGVRLEPQLKGIVTRLFSQQGFYLQMQPDGAIDGSKDENSDLTLFNLIPVGLRVVAIQGVKAGLYIAMNGEGFLYSSEMFTPECKFKESVFENYYVIYSSTVYRQQESGRAWFLGLTKEGQVMKGNRVKKTKPSSHFVPRPIEVCMYREPSMHEIEEKQRSRKSSGTPTMNGGKVVNQEAT, via the exons ATGGCCGCGATCGCCAGCTCCCTGATCCGACAGAAGCGCCAGGCACGGGAGTCCAACAGCGACCGGGTTTCCACCTCCAAACGCCGCCCGAGTCCGAGTAAAGACCCCCGCTCTCTGTGCGAGAGgcattttttgggggttttcagCAAAGTCCGCTTCTGCAGCGGGAAGAAACGAGCTGTCCGACGGAGACCAG ATGCCAACACCAACCCTCCACAGGTGCGCCGTAAGGGCGTCAGGCTAG AGCCGCAGCTGAAAGGCATTGTGACCCGACTCTTCAGCCAGCAGGGCTTCTACCTGCAGATGCAGCCTGACGGCGCCATCGACGGGAGCAAGGACGAGAACAGCGACCTCA CTCTGTTTAACCTGATCCCAGTGGGGCTGAGAGTAGTGGCCATCCAGGGGGTGAAGGCAGGCCTCTACATCGCCATGAACGGGGAGGGCTTCCTCTACAGCTCC GAAATGTTCACTCCGGAGTGTAAGTTCAAGGAGTCCGTGTTCGAGAACTACTATGTCATCTACTCATCCACGGTGTACCGGCAGCAGGAGTCTGGCCGGGCCTGGTTCCTGGGCCTCACCAAGGAAGGGCAGGTGATGAAGGGCAACAGGGTGAAGAAGACCAAGCCCTCCTCACATTTCGTCCCCAGACCCATCGAAG TTTGCATGTACAGAGAGCCTTCAATGCATGAGATCGAGGAGAAGCAACGCTCGAGGAAAAGCTCAGGGACCCCCACTATGAACGGAGGCAAAGTGGTGAATCAGGAGGCGACATAG
- the fgf12a gene encoding fibroblast growth factor 12a isoform X2 produces MAAIASSLIRQKRQARESNSDRVSTSKRRPSPSKDPRSLCERHFLGVFSKVRFCSGKKRAVRRRPEPQLKGIVTRLFSQQGFYLQMQPDGAIDGSKDENSDLTLFNLIPVGLRVVAIQGVKAGLYIAMNGEGFLYSSEMFTPECKFKESVFENYYVIYSSTVYRQQESGRAWFLGLTKEGQVMKGNRVKKTKPSSHFVPRPIEVCMYREPSMHEIEEKQRSRKSSGTPTMNGGKVVNQEAT; encoded by the exons ATGGCCGCGATCGCCAGCTCCCTGATCCGACAGAAGCGCCAGGCACGGGAGTCCAACAGCGACCGGGTTTCCACCTCCAAACGCCGCCCGAGTCCGAGTAAAGACCCCCGCTCTCTGTGCGAGAGgcattttttgggggttttcagCAAAGTCCGCTTCTGCAGCGGGAAGAAACGAGCTGTCCGACGGAGACCAG AGCCGCAGCTGAAAGGCATTGTGACCCGACTCTTCAGCCAGCAGGGCTTCTACCTGCAGATGCAGCCTGACGGCGCCATCGACGGGAGCAAGGACGAGAACAGCGACCTCA CTCTGTTTAACCTGATCCCAGTGGGGCTGAGAGTAGTGGCCATCCAGGGGGTGAAGGCAGGCCTCTACATCGCCATGAACGGGGAGGGCTTCCTCTACAGCTCC GAAATGTTCACTCCGGAGTGTAAGTTCAAGGAGTCCGTGTTCGAGAACTACTATGTCATCTACTCATCCACGGTGTACCGGCAGCAGGAGTCTGGCCGGGCCTGGTTCCTGGGCCTCACCAAGGAAGGGCAGGTGATGAAGGGCAACAGGGTGAAGAAGACCAAGCCCTCCTCACATTTCGTCCCCAGACCCATCGAAG TTTGCATGTACAGAGAGCCTTCAATGCATGAGATCGAGGAGAAGCAACGCTCGAGGAAAAGCTCAGGGACCCCCACTATGAACGGAGGCAAAGTGGTGAATCAGGAGGCGACATAG